The Lacerta agilis isolate rLacAgi1 chromosome 5, rLacAgi1.pri, whole genome shotgun sequence genome has a segment encoding these proteins:
- the LOC117046653 gene encoding synaptotagmin-15-like — MSEQVAAVAGGVVGGILLLILLGIAVYLFWKNVYFKASYEELTNPASPVQAPVRLQEPNVARTKSVPFIVPPKFHRQAWIDMINGEQIQEDSDLYVTPDSGPRSSFHSLAGAYLVGSINPELYRFPEDKSETDFPEGNIGRLWFSMEYEQESERLLVSLIKARKLQSPSSSCNPLVKIYLLPDERRYLQSKTKRKNLNPQFDENFVFQISSSALYQRTLKFCVYHVDKQKKHILLGQVIFPLKNESFTGDGKVIVWRDLEADTLELPSEHGDLQFSLSYNDYLGRLTVVVLRAKGLKLQNERHAVGVFVKVSLMKHNQFIKSKRTTVVPASSDPLYNETFSFKVDQQELDTASLGLSVLQDSEGEETSLGRVVVGPFMYTRGKELEHWNEMISKPKELVKRWHALSLST, encoded by the exons ATGTCTG AACAAGTAGCTGCTGTTGCTGGAGGTGTGGTCGGAGGCATCCTTCTGTTGATCCTCCTTGGGATAGCAGTATACCTCTTTTGGAAGAATGTGTACTTCAAGGCTTCTTATGAAGAACTCACTAATCCCGCTTCCCCAGTCCAGGCACCAGTTCGTCTGCAGGAGCCAAATGTTGCAAG GACGAAAAGCGTCCCCTTCATCGTCCCACCAAAATTTCACAGGCAAGCTTGGATCGATATGATAAATGGAGAACAAATTCAGGAGGATAGTGACCTCTATGTCACCCCTGACTCTGGGCCTCGATCTTCTTTCCATTCCTTAG CTGGCGCATACCTTGTCGGATCCATCAACCCAGAGCTGTACAGATTTCCCGAAGACAAGAGCGAAACAGACTTCCCAGAGGGTAACATTGGTCGGCTTTGGTTCTCAATGGAATACGAGCAAGAATCGGAAAGGCTCCTCGTCTCCTTGATCAAAGCCCGGAAGTTGCAGTCTCCTTCCAGCTCCTGCAACCCCTTGGTGAAAATCTACCTGCTGCCGGACGAGAGGCGCTATCTGCAGTCTAAGACCAAGCGCAAAAATCTCAACCCCCAGTTTGATGAGAATTTTGTTTTCCAA atttccagtagcgccttataCCAAAGGACACTGAAGTTTTGTGTCTACCATGTTGACAAACAGAAGAAACACATTCTCTTAGGCCAAGTaatattccctttgaaaaatGAATCCTTTACCGGTGATGGCAAAGTCATCGTCTGGAGAGATCTGGAAGCCGATACCCTTGAG TTGCCTTCTGAACATGGCGACCTCCAGTTTTCTCTCAGCTACAATGACTATCTGGGCCGTCTCACGGTGGTAGTCCTGAGAGCTAAGGGCTTAAAGCTCCAGAATGAAAGACATGCTGTCG GTGTATTTGTCAAAGTGTCACTAATGAAGCATAATCAATTCATCAAAAGCAAAAGGACCACGGTTGTTCCTGCATCCTCGGATCCATTGTACAATGAGACTTTCAGCTTCAAGGTGGACCAGCAGGAGCTGGATACAGCAAGCCTGGGCCTGTCTGTGCTCCAGGATTCAGAGGGAGAAG AAACTTCACTGGGCCGTGTGGTTGTTGGGCCTTTCATGTACACTAGGGGCAAGGAACTGGAGCACTGGAATGAAATGATCAGTAAGCCAAAGGAGTTGGTGAAGAGGTGGCATGCTCTGTCTCTTAGCACCTGA